A window of Anomaloglossus baeobatrachus isolate aAnoBae1 unplaced genomic scaffold, aAnoBae1.hap1 Scaffold_2388, whole genome shotgun sequence genomic DNA:
AATtcatctgccctcggtcctcggcccctttctgccctcggtcctcggcccctttctgccctcggtcctcggcccctttctgccctcggtcctcggcccatttctgccctcggtcctcggcccctttctgccctcggtcctcggcccctttctgccctcggtcctcgacccctttctgccctcagtccttgacccctttctgccctcagtccttgacccctttctgccctcggtcatcggcccctttctgccctcggtcatcggcccctttctgccctcggtcatcggcccctttctgccctcggtcctcggcccctttctgccctcggtcctcgacccctttctgccctcggtcctcggctcatttctgccctcggtcctcggcccctttctgccctcggtcctcggcctgtttcggtcctcggcccctttctgccctcggtcctcgacccctttctgccctcagtcctcgacccctttctgccctcggtcctcggctcaTTTCTGCCCTCGGTCTTCAGCCCCTTTCTGCGCTCGGTCCTCGGCCTgtttcggtcctcggcccctttctgccctcggtcctcgacccctttctgccctcagtcctcgacccctttctgccctcggtcctcggctcatttctgccctcggtcctcggcccctttctgccctcggtcctcggcccctttctgccctcggtcctcggcccctttctgccctcggtcctcggcccatttctgccctcggtcctcggcccctttctgccctcggtcctcggcccctttctgccctcggtcctcggcccctttctgccctcagtcctcgacccctttctgccctcagtccttgacccctttctgccctcggtcatcggcccctttctgccctcggtcatcggcccctttctgccctcggtcctcggcccctttctgccctcggtcctcgacccctttctgccctcggtcctcggctcatttctgccctcggtcctcggcccctttctgccctcggtcctcggcctgtttcggtcctcggcccctttctgccctcggtcctcggcccctttctgccctcggtcctcgacccctttctgccctcagtcctcgacccctttctgccctcggtcctcggctcaTTTCTGCCCTCGGTCTTCAGCCCCTTTCTGCGCTCGGTCCTCGGCCTgtttcggtcctcggcccctttctgccctcggtcctcgacccctttctgccctcagtcctcgacccctttctgccctcggtcctcggctcatttctgccctcggtcctcggcccctttctgccctcggtcctcggcctgtttcggtcctcggcccctttctgccctcggtcctcgacccctttctgccctcagtcctcgacccctttctgccctcggtcctcggctcaTTTCTGCCCTCGGTCTTCAGCCCCTTTCTGCGCTCGGTCCTCGGCCTgtttcggtcctcggcccctttctgccctcggtcctcggcccctttctgccctcggtcctcagcccctttctgccctcggtcctcggcccctttctgccctcggttctcggcccctttctgccctcggtcctcggcccctttctgtcctcGGTGTTCGGCCCCTTTCTGTCCTCGGTCTTCAGCTCCTttcggtccttggcccctttctgccctcggtccttggcccctttctgccctcggtccttggcctctttctgccctcggtccttggcccctttctgtccCCACACAATGTAATGTTCCCCCAGAAtattctcattatatgtttccccttattatctccagtaattgtattattacagcggattctctatgatgttacatcgtcatcttctccccattcagatccctacaatatcggatcctttcagtggagatcttctatagaagagaattctcctgattgccccgtgaaggatggatatggacagggacaagatggcggagaggatattacacctcaccctagagatcctcttccggcttactggagaggtgagagcttctgatgacgtcacattacatcattcttatctatgggaataacagatggacagaactggagaggtgaggactctggaaatgtctggagtgagatttattactgtgtctctccataaccaggattacacagtagtgaagaagacctctagtgagcgctgtcaggcccctgtgtctgagggatggggaagacccctgagcccaatcacggggcctccacctcaccccccgatacatgaggacatcaatgaccagaagatcgtagaactcacctacaagatgattgagctgctgactggagaggtgacactgctgggaatgctgggacattatacagtaacgctatggagggatcgggggtgacagtatcattgtatgtgtcaggttcctataaggtgtcaggacgtcaccgtctatttctccatggaggagtgggagtatttagaaggacacaaagatctgtacaaggacgtcatgatggaggatccccagcccctcacatcaccaggtaatagacaggactaaatacacacggcctataattatctgtatgtaaggaatgaattcagtccctgtatgtgtctcctccagttctatccagtaagaggacaacaccagagagatgtccccgtcctcttctcccacaggactgtaaacaagaagaccccgatgttcctcaggatcatcaggtagatggagagaaggtgccatgaaatccccctatgatgtgtagacggctgtgaaggtcttgtgctcagtcttgttttatcctccagtattatatgtgttatatttgtgtaatgagagcggtggagatggcaggattaggagagataagagctttggttccttttagtcctcgttcacactactgtattttcagtgctgtccataaaataacacaacgtctcgccctcagaccattgttattggatgtggcagtgcagatggggGATTTTTATTTCTCACTGACTgaatctgcgtgtgagaataatcccagcatcctctagtgccttccgtaaatcggatgagactcgtccattcaggtctgtgtctgcacaaaccatcagattcccaccagctccaccatacagcagacattgtgttacagatacattgcagttctgtaatggaggaagctgtaaatgatcttgtaaattattaatagcggctgtaaataccggattgtatatggatgacaaataagaaaagacttgtcctagttttctggatgaagctgtgatgattcgttatccggccgtgtgatcccggTATTAGAGGCCGTTACATCCAGGGAAGAGAGGatttgtgatgtgcattagtattcagccccctgagtgaatactttgcaGGACCTCCTTTCACTACAATTTCTGCTGCCAGTCTTTTGGGGGATGTGTCTACCAGCTTtacacatctagaggtgacatttttgccctttctactttataaaacagctctatctcGGGTAAATTGGATGACGGCGTCTGTGAAACAATTTTCATTTCAtattcttttgcttttaaaaatattcattattctataaagaccaaattcgtggagtttatgacttatagttgtcctgtggacagatcttCCCCCTGAGCTCAGGATCTCTCCTGCTTTACCACTGACCACAGACcacttggctgcttctctataattagtgctcttcttgcttgggtgtcagtttaggtggacggccatgtctttatcgttttgcagttgtgctatatgtgacaactcagcatctggAGATTTGTGTGAGGGGTGAACTGTTTTTAATTAGGCCAGACCTTTTGTTTCCTTGATTgccaaatcaagagaagttagccattgtttaATGTCAGACTGACTGGAACCCTATTGCCTGTTAATTATGGATTGCCTCAACCCCTTTGACTATGTCAATTAGAGGAATATTATGCAGTCGAATTGAACtgaaccaatgagagaacagccatctcccaccaatcctgtacgATACAATACTCTGAAATGAGCACTGAGGGGTGTAAAAAGGGCTTTGCTCCTTTTTCCATAATCATTTTGCAGGACGTCAGCCTAAACTCCACATTTTTAGCTGGAagatcacagatctgcttcactgCTTAGTGCTGAGCCCACAATTTTCCCTGGAAAACCCAGGTTAGGATCATTCAGtttcctggctacatatcttgctgtgctcagtcaaatttctaagcttgccgctatctcctccCATAGGTTGCACATCAAAAGCTaagtgctgctggctgggatagttggcccagGAAGCCCCAAAGTCGCAAAGATTACAATCCCTTGAGAGCCAACGGATGGGTGAAACTCTGtctcttgtaccatcttgtgttcttgctggaaaTTTACGATAcgtgtttgcctgttggtgaaccagtaACGTCCTACCAAGGtgcggttccctcatcctgtgttgtctgagaagtGTTCTGCCCACAAAAAATAAGTGTGAGCGTTCAGTGAGATGAGTCCTGGTCCAACAGTCTTTCTGAAGagagccaggccagcggacgactgtacccactgacccttgtgtctaCCCACTATACTCCTGCCACTTATGGATGATGGATTGCAAAGTGCTTATTGAGATGTTCAGAGcgttggctatttttttttttttttttttttaataactaagccttgctttacttttctccacaactttacccctgacctgtctggtgttttCCTTGGTTTTCAAAATGCTGTTTGGTCCCTAATGTTCTGAAACAAAACTTGTGAaaccttcacaaaacagctgtagttatactgagaataaatgatacAGGTGACACAGTTTACTGTGACTTCTGGAGGTAGTTGGTCACTCAGGGGCATTATACTACAAGGGGCTTAattcaaatgcatgtcacaatattcagatttatagttttaaatatttagaaaaccatctatcatttcctttacacttcacaaatacttgttacttaatgctggtatatcacataaaatcacaaaaTGCATATACATTTTTGGGTATGACGTTAAAATAAATGGAAACGTTCCGGGGGGGTGAATACCTTTTACAAGGGGCAAAATTCCTTCATGACTTTAAAaatatcagactagttccctggatcaatttcccatcacaaaatctagtaGGGATAACCTGCCATAATATACTTTTCATTGAAGTCATCCAAGCCCGCCTTGAATTTTTGTAGTCTATGAAGAATTATCAGATCATGTGTCtgagagttccatattctcactgctcttacagtaaagaatccccatctgtgattatgattgaacctccttgtcatcattgcaggcctcagttgTAAAAAGCTAATTAGAAATATGTCAGTAATgcccctgatatacttgtacattgtaataaaatcgccCCATAGACTTTGTGTTTCCAAAATGAATAACCCCAGgcttgctaacctgtcctcctaTTGCAATCCTTCCATTCCTTtactggtcgctcttctctgcacccgctctagttcagttatgtcctcctcattcactggagcccgaaattgtgcagaatattgtaagtgtggccgcactagtgacttgtatagaggcaaaactgttcttgtcCGGAGCATCTGTGCCTCGTTCACTGCATCCAATTATATtatctgccttggcagcagcttcctgATACTGGTTGTTTTTCTTGTCCACCCACACACCCAAAATTTTTTCAGTACCAATTTTCCACAGTAACTATAAAAAAATTGCAGTTTAAGAATCAGCCAAAAAAATCAGGAAATCTAAAACcccacaaacaaaacaaaaacccaacAGGTGAAAACCTATGAATACTTAAAATTAGTCACATGCCATACATGTGGAAGAAAAGCCGCTTCTCAATATTATTGGTTCAAGAATCTTCATTTTGGTTCCCATACCCCAAACTATGAATTGTCTTCTCCTTCATGCCATACATGTTAGCGTTATTTCTGCAgccagtgatcggatataaagtctccagtaattatgTTACTATACAGGATtcgttatgatgttacatcgtcatcttctccccattcagggccctacaatatcagatcctctcagtggagatcttctatataagagaatcctcctgattgccccatcaaggatggaaatggacagggacaagatggtggagaggatattacacctcaccctagagatcctcttccggcttactggagaggtgagagattctgatgacgtcacattacatcattcttatctatgggaataacagatggacagaactggagaggtgaggactctggaaatgtctggagtgagatttattactgtgtctctccataaccaggattacacagtagtgaagaagacctctagtgagcgctgtcaggcccctgtgtctgagggatggggaagacccctgagcccaatcacggggcctccacctcaccccccgatacatgaggacatcaatgatcagaagatcctagaactcacctacaagatgattgagctgctgactggagaggtgacactgctgggaatgctgggacattatacagtaacgctatgaagggatcgggggtgacagtatcattgtatgtgtcaggttcctataaggtgtcaggacgtcaccgtctatttctccatggaggagtgggagtatttagaaggacacaaagatctgtacaaggacgtcatgatgaaggttccccagcccctcacatcaccaggtaatagacaggactaaatacacacggcctataattatctgtatgtaaggaatgaattcagcccctgtatgtgtctcctccaggtctatccagtaagaggacaacaccagaaagatgtccctgtcctcttctcccacaggactgtaaacaagaagatcccgatgttcctcaggatcatcaggtagatggagagaaggtgccatataatctccctatgatgtgtagacggctgtgaaggtcttgtgctcagtcttgttttatcctccagtattatatgtgttacacttgtgtaatgagagcggtggagatggcaggattagcgctgatcatagatgggacttctccatctgtctgtgacttttacaatatttgtttcaggcggaagatctgacccatattaatactacagagacatatgtgaggggtgatgagcggagtaaagaggagattcctacagatgaccgcccaggtgagtagtgaccactaaatgcagagaagtcacagattcttctcagtctccggctgtggctgctttatcagggttgtagtccggccatatcaaatggtcaccattctgctgctagaccaccacattcTCCTCTACCCCAAgctgtccccattattttgggcattggacacccttctgttggagtgagatctgtatcagccagatcttacaggtaggatccactCTATCCCCTGAAATTAAAAGATGTTAacccttagctgcccagatctctaatctgtaaagccaaatgacagcgtacgtagaatgtgcagacaattcagaaaatcatgggaagaaaaatataatctgtatggtggacccctaagagaaagcagagggtaatgatgctggtgacttCCTAGAATCTTGGAATCTTATTGCtgaatcttccttctctcccttctgtgcTGCTGTATGTGCTGATCGGGTCGTTAGAAAGGTCCAGTCTTTGTTGCCAAACTTCCCTTTTATGACGAGACACCATTCCATGAGCAGTGTAATTCCTACTTTCCGGGCAATCGCAATACATGTGAAATAGATCTGCAGCCTCTGAGTTACACATGGGACATAAAGAAAATTTAATATTTCCAATCTGTTATTACTGCTGAGACTCTATGATGACGAGAGGAGggagtagctagaggcagagggaggaacttgaGGTTGAGGGAGAAGCTGGAaacagggaggagctagagggagagggaggagctagaggcagagcccaTCCCTCTTGTATCTACATAGTATCATCTCATCAGAATGATAGAGGCACCCCCGGTGAACTCAGCCAATGACTGCAAAACTTTGACTCCAAATGGTCTTTGTTCTGTGTTGAGGAAATAAATGTTACAATACACACTATAAGGAAAATGTATCTACCGTCCAGATCGACTCGAAAGCAATAGAAAGCAATAGAAACACCCTTCGGTTTATTATTTGGGTTAGTAGAAAGGGAACAGGCATTGTAGTATCTATTTGAATACTTGAACTAAAGAGGCCTTAAAGTATGTTTCCTGAAGCATAGCTATTGAGACCCTTTGTATGTAGATAATATATCTGACTCCTTTTCAAAGAACTATTTACAATAGAAGATGTAAATGTCACAAttagagaaagggagggagaacgactaaggctaagttcacacttccgttgttttgcatcagtcacatgcgttgcttgacgcatgtgactgatgcgttgtacaacggatgacaacggatgacaaaaagaatttaattgtcggactctgttgtgtgctgggggcggagttcggggggcggagttcggagggcggagttcgggggcggagctgaggacgtcagtgccgcggtctgcatggctggggacaggtgagtgaaagtgtgtgtgtgtgtgtgtgtgtgtgtgagtgtgtacacatgcggagtgcagtTCAGACATAAGATATTGGTTCTCTATTGTTAAATGTAAAGACGTTGTGTcagactctaaagcctgctttacacctttcaattctgcatacgatatcatatgcgatgagacacgcccccatcatctgtgcgacacgttcaatttgttgaccgtgtcgcacaaacgattaattgctgtcacacgtacttacccttccataccacctcgatatgggcggcgaacatccacttcctggagtgggaggaacgttcggcgtcacagcgacgtcacacggcagccgaccaatagaagcggaggggcggagatgagcggaacgtaaacatcccgcccacctccttccttccccattgccggcgAGAGCCgctggacacaggtaagatctgttcatcgttcccggggtgtcaaaaaatgcgatgtgtgctacctcgggaacattgaacaacccgatgtgcaatttttaggaaatgaacgacgtgtatgcgatgaacggttttacgttcaatcacagtcacacgtagctgtcacacgctacaacaccactaacgatgccggatgtgcgtcacctacgacgtgaccccgccgacacatcgttagatatgttgtagcgtgtaaagtctgCTTTAGTCATACACTCTGATGCCTATTGAGTCTCCTCtagtctattaaagggaacctgtcacctagaatatgtgttctgacctatcagcagatgcatgtgtgccctaattacacctccctacccatccctgtgctgtaaaattgtataatataaaagtaataaaaaacgttttattaccttcatatttcgaatgtaaatagcagggaatgtggtcacaggggcagcgccttgccctatggacgtctccatactttccgtggtatcacgcccctgtgggcgtgataccatggagcgacgtccccgtcgctcattctatcctgcgcgcattacagcaggcttcttttccgggtgttcaatcgccGGCATCCGgcatcagacgcgcactgcgcatgcaaaCTGAAACTGaccaggagaacccggaagagaagcctgccgcaatgctcgcaggatagaatgagcgacagggacgtcgctccatggtatcacacccacaggggcgtgataccacggaaagtatggagacgtccatagggcaaggcgctgcccctgtgaccacattccctgctatttacatacgaaacatGAAGGtaataaaaagttttttattactttcatattatacaattttacagcacagggatgggttgggaggtgtaattagggcacacatgcgtctgctgataggtcagaacgcatattctaggtgacaggttccctttaaacatggtcTCCAGGTCCTGCTTTGTGGGGATAGAGCACAGATGTTCTTTCCAATCCCACTTGTCTCCTTCAAAGAGGATTGTGATTAACTACACAAGAACATGACACCTCCGCCATGATAAATTGCTAAGCTGTGCGTAGTTGATGGCTCTAAAATACAGTTACTCACATCTATAGGATCATCATGAATTCTATTTTGTTTCCGATCCTAAGGAATTCAGATTACCGCACAATCGTTCCTGAAATGGGGAGCACTAATACTTCCTCTACTTTTCTGGCCAAAATTCATAGTAGCGCCAATGGTCCATCGTAAATGAGTACAACTCTGATTTACTGGACTATGTTAACGTTCTCTCTAAATGTCTAATGTCTtcaagaaactcatctgacagaagatattggcccctacaatagtttgaatttccgagagcccccgagccacatactgtaattactccagatgtgtcacctctagttactaaatcactgacggtgaaggctgtcggggtggagggcgatcattttagtagatgtgttattgtctatagtcacagtgtttctctatagtagttagtaccaaagccgctcttatttcatggctttccactgcagccagttttctgctcctatccaggccccatttctccaatctgacatctgtcactttacatgataacacctttgtaaggcccgtttcacacgtcagtgaaaaacactgatgttcttcactgacgtgtaaaacacgcacatgtccctccgtgttccgtgattcacggcacacgtgtgttgtccatgtgcaatccgtgatccgtgattgcatatggacattactcacctgccttcactactgctgtccatggtgctgaactcctcggctctgcagcgtccgcccaccgctctcagcagctacttcctggtcggctattcctggtctcatgaatattcatgagcccttcaggagctgccgagagcggaggctgcagagcgaatcgcaggcaaggtaagttgaaaatatttaatatttaatatgtcagtgattttctggtacgtgtttcacggatcacacacggatcacaccatagtgtggtctgtgggtcatcagtgatgccaggaaacaactgacttgtctccatgcagaaacacggccacgggtgtacgctgcacggagacatgttcagtgaaaaatcactgatgtgtgagcagacccattgattataatgggtctgcgtatgtcagtgattctggtacgtataaataaaagcacatacgtaccagaatcactgacgtgtgaagggggcctaatgcgGAGTCTGATCCCAgtgtct
This region includes:
- the LOC142261683 gene encoding uncharacterized protein LOC142261683; protein product: MAVRARAIEMPREERDYTVVKKTSSERCQAPVSEGWGRPLSPITGPPPHPPIHEDINDQKIVELTYKMIELLTGEVPIRCQDVTVYFSMEEWEYLEGHKDLYKDVMMEDPQPLTSPVLSSKRTTPERCPRPLLPQDCKQEDPDVPQDHQGPTISDPLSGDLLYKRILLIAPSRMEMDRDKMVERILHLTLEILFRLTGEETP